The region CCCAGGCACGTCGGAGCGAGGACCGCACCCGACAACGCAGCAGATGGCCGCTTTTCAACCATCCCGCCCCGAAGGCAAAAAAAAAGCCACCCTAAGGTGGCTTTTTCCAACTTAATGTAGCAAGAAACTACTTAAGGTGTTTAGAAACAAGTTTAGTCATGTCGAACATGCTAACTTGAGTTTTGCCGCCGAAAACTTCTTTAAGTTTTGCGTCTGCATTGATGTTACGTTTGTTTTTAGAATCTTGAAGATTGTTCTTCTTGATGTAAGCCCAAAGTTTTTTAACAACTTCAGTACGTGGAAGTGGTGAAGCACCAACTACTGCTGCTAGAGCTGCAGATGGAGTCAAAGCTTTCATGAAAGCTGCGTTTGGCTTACGAGCAGTTTTTGGTTTAGCTGCTTTAGGAGCTTTTGCTGCTTTAGCTTTAGGAGCTGCTTTTTTAGTAGTAGCTTTTGCTTTAGGAGCTGCTTTTTTAGCAGTCGTTTTTTTTGCTGCAGCTTTTTTAGGAGCAGCTTTCTTAGTAGCTTTTTTAGTAGCTTTTGCCATTGTTAATTCCTCCGTTAGGATTATTGTCTTGTTTCTCTCGAATGAGATAAGTGTGTATCTAAGTCTAGGGGTTTGTCCAAAAAAAAATGCAAGCCCCTCATTTTTTTTCGCACCCCCTCTAAAAACGCCATTTTTCCCTCTGAAACTGCTGTT is a window of Bdellovibrio sp. SKB1291214 DNA encoding:
- a CDS encoding SWIB/MDM2 domain-containing protein translates to MAKATKKATKKAAPKKAAAKKTTAKKAAPKAKATTKKAAPKAKAAKAPKAAKPKTARKPNAAFMKALTPSAALAAVVGASPLPRTEVVKKLWAYIKKNNLQDSKNKRNINADAKLKEVFGGKTQVSMFDMTKLVSKHLK